In Anaerolineae bacterium, a genomic segment contains:
- a CDS encoding endonuclease/exonuclease/phosphatase family protein — protein MVLAALALIGLWVSQVSRPGNVEGCPVGCARPGDGRPSPEVRIASLNLLHDFPRFGYIHERLELVAREIEALDADIVLLQEAAWTPKTGLVARRLAERLGMNYVYARANGNRWAILFEEGEAVLSRYPLENAGVQLLEPRPAPFEQRIALYAAVRTPIGPLTVVSVHLTTQEHPEANAGQIAFLAQWVRGLPPQPVVVAGDFNAAPDMPQMRLLDPEWLDTWRAAHPDMEGFTCCVDSLTAGPQEPMEKRIDYVFLAGAGAEELRVVEARRAFDRPQPAGGGWLWPSDHVGVFVVLAPR, from the coding sequence GTGGTACTGGCGGCCCTTGCCCTGATAGGGCTCTGGGTCTCACAGGTCAGCCGGCCGGGGAATGTCGAGGGATGTCCCGTCGGATGTGCCAGACCGGGGGATGGCCGGCCATCCCCCGAGGTGCGCATTGCCTCCCTCAATCTCCTGCACGATTTCCCCCGCTTCGGGTATATCCATGAGCGCCTGGAGCTGGTGGCGCGGGAAATAGAGGCACTGGATGCCGACATCGTCCTTCTGCAGGAGGCGGCCTGGACACCGAAAACGGGATTGGTGGCGCGCCGGCTGGCGGAACGCCTGGGCATGAATTACGTGTACGCCCGTGCCAACGGCAACCGCTGGGCGATACTTTTTGAGGAGGGGGAGGCTGTTCTCAGCCGCTATCCATTGGAAAACGCCGGCGTCCAACTGCTGGAACCGCGGCCGGCCCCCTTTGAACAGCGTATCGCGCTGTATGCAGCCGTGCGCACGCCCATCGGCCCGCTGACGGTGGTCTCCGTGCATCTGACGACGCAGGAGCATCCCGAAGCGAATGCCGGGCAGATCGCGTTTCTGGCACAGTGGGTGAGAGGTCTGCCGCCACAGCCGGTTGTGGTGGCCGGCGATTTCAACGCCGCTCCGGATATGCCGCAGATGCGGCTTTTGGATCCCGAATGGCTGGATACGTGGCGTGCGGCGCACCCGGACATGGAAGGATTCACCTGCTGTGTGGACTCGCTGACCGCCGGCCCGCAGGAGCCGATGGAAAAGCGCATTGATTATGTGTTCCTGGCCGGCGCCGGTGCAGAAGAACTGCGCGTGGTAGAGGCCAGGCGGGCGTTTGATCGGCCACA
- a CDS encoding NAD-dependent epimerase/dehydratase family protein, which produces MRVFVTGATGFIGRHFIARLRHTPHEITCLVRPGSRLEYLQSAGARLVFGDILDREAVLAGMQGHDAVVHLAALYSFWERRPRCYYDVNVEGTRRVMECALQAGVSKVVLVSTSLVYGVPLQRPFREDAPAGRRLLSAYARSKYAGECIAWELQRTSGLPLVVLYPGGVLGPGDVKASGQYVRQLVKRELPARVFEDSVITWVHVRDVAEAIILALEKPDTIGERYLLGKERLSWGAFNRMVSEMAGVPLPRLVMPTPLVLAASMLATAWAYLSGRPPIWQLAWDSIRTIRAGLEFDGSKAERELGLRYTPIRQALAEMIAEIIDESR; this is translated from the coding sequence GTGAGGGTTTTCGTTACCGGTGCGACGGGCTTCATCGGCCGGCATTTCATCGCCCGCCTGCGCCACACCCCGCATGAGATAACCTGCCTGGTACGGCCGGGGAGCCGGCTGGAATATCTGCAAAGCGCCGGGGCACGCCTCGTGTTCGGCGATATCCTCGATAGGGAAGCCGTGCTGGCCGGCATGCAGGGGCACGACGCGGTGGTGCATCTGGCGGCGCTGTATTCTTTCTGGGAACGCCGGCCGCGCTGCTACTACGATGTCAATGTCGAAGGCACGCGCCGTGTGATGGAGTGCGCCCTGCAGGCCGGCGTGTCCAAAGTTGTCCTGGTCAGCACTTCCCTGGTATATGGCGTACCGCTGCAACGTCCATTCCGGGAGGATGCGCCGGCCGGCAGGCGTTTGCTGAGCGCCTATGCCCGCAGTAAATATGCCGGCGAGTGCATTGCCTGGGAGCTTCAGCGCACCTCGGGGCTTCCTCTAGTTGTCCTGTATCCGGGCGGTGTGCTCGGCCCGGGAGACGTGAAGGCCAGCGGTCAGTATGTGCGTCAGTTGGTGAAGCGGGAACTGCCGGCGCGCGTCTTTGAGGACAGCGTCATCACTTGGGTGCATGTGCGGGATGTGGCGGAGGCGATCATCCTGGCGCTGGAGAAACCGGACACCATTGGCGAGCGGTATCTGCTGGGCAAGGAGCGCCTCTCATGGGGAGCGTTCAACCGCATGGTGAGCGAGATGGCCGGCGTGCCCCTGCCTCGTCTGGTCATGCCCACCCCATTGGTGTTGGCCGCCTCTATGCTGGCGACCGCCTGGGCCTATCTCAGCGGCCGGCCGCCCATTTGGCAGTTGGCGTGGGATTCCATCCGCACCATTCGCGCCGGCCTGGAGTTTGATGGTTCGAAGGCAGAGCGCGAGCTGGGACTGCGCTATACCCCCATCCGCCAGGCGCTGGCGGAAATGATCGCAGAGATCATTGATGAGAGCAGGTAG
- a CDS encoding YbhB/YbcL family Raf kinase inhibitor-like protein — protein MSAMRRLLHVLITAGWIIILAGCARTTPSAPAVSLSLTSPAFAHGQPIPARFTCDGEDISPPLNWGEPPAGTRSFVLIMDDPDAPAGTWTHWVLFNLPAGARSLEEAVPALETLTSGARHGKNSWGKLGYGGPCPPAGTHRYFFRLYALDIFLDLVPDAAKKDVQSAMQGHILAQGELMGTYARR, from the coding sequence ATGTCTGCCATGCGCCGGCTTCTGCATGTGCTGATAACTGCCGGATGGATCATCATCCTTGCCGGCTGTGCCCGCACCACGCCCTCCGCGCCGGCAGTATCCCTTTCCCTTACCAGCCCGGCCTTCGCGCACGGCCAGCCTATTCCAGCACGCTTCACCTGCGACGGCGAGGATATCTCCCCGCCGCTGAACTGGGGCGAACCGCCGGCCGGCACGCGCAGTTTCGTCCTAATCATGGATGATCCTGATGCGCCGGCCGGCACCTGGACGCATTGGGTGCTCTTCAATCTCCCGGCGGGAGCGCGCTCCCTCGAGGAGGCAGTGCCGGCGCTGGAGACCCTCACCAGCGGCGCCCGACACGGCAAGAACAGTTGGGGCAAGTTGGGGTACGGCGGGCCGTGTCCGCCGGCCGGCACCCACCGCTATTTCTTCCGGCTCTATGCCCTGGATATTTTCCTTGACCTGGTGCCTGACGCCGCCAAAAAGGATGTGCAGTCGGCCATGCAGGGACACATCCTGGCGCAGGGAGAATTGATGGGCACCTACGCGCGGCGCTGA